In Anseongella ginsenosidimutans, one genomic interval encodes:
- a CDS encoding serine hydrolase translates to MLKYLLAVLITSLTATGPRCQSITDPGELRERIISRLEAENGTFAVAFHDMDTGKELLFNEREVFHAASTMKTPVLIEIYKQAAEGKLSLDDSLLIKNKFKSIVDGSLYRLDAGSDSDTTLYKRIGEQVPLKKLLYKMIIRSSNLATNIIIELAGAENVTKTMRNLGAADIRVLRGVEDLKAYEKGLSNTTTAFDLLRIYQKMASGEIVSPEASKAMISTLLDQEFDRIIPAGLPEDVKVAHKTGSISGVRHDSGIVFLPGGRTYVLVLLSKDLEDAEAGIAAMADVSEMIYRYMAAQ, encoded by the coding sequence ATGCTTAAATACCTGCTTGCTGTTCTTATCACCAGCCTTACCGCCACCGGCCCCCGTTGTCAGTCAATAACAGATCCCGGGGAACTACGGGAGCGCATAATTTCCAGGCTGGAAGCCGAAAACGGGACTTTTGCCGTTGCCTTCCATGATATGGATACCGGTAAAGAACTGCTGTTCAATGAGCGGGAAGTGTTTCATGCGGCCAGCACCATGAAAACACCGGTCCTGATTGAAATATATAAGCAGGCCGCGGAAGGAAAGTTATCCCTTGATGACTCCTTGCTTATTAAAAATAAATTTAAAAGTATAGTTGACGGAAGTTTGTACCGGCTTGACGCAGGAAGTGATAGCGACACCACTTTATACAAGCGCATTGGTGAGCAAGTTCCCCTGAAAAAGCTGCTCTATAAAATGATCATTCGCAGCAGCAACCTCGCTACTAATATTATTATAGAACTGGCGGGAGCGGAGAACGTCACCAAAACCATGAGGAATCTGGGCGCCGCCGATATCCGGGTATTGCGTGGCGTGGAGGATTTAAAAGCCTATGAAAAAGGGTTGAGCAATACCACGACTGCTTTTGATCTTTTAAGGATTTATCAGAAAATGGCTTCCGGGGAAATTGTCAGTCCTGAAGCCTCAAAGGCCATGATAAGTACCTTACTGGACCAGGAATTTGACAGGATCATCCCGGCAGGCCTTCCGGAAGATGTAAAAGTAGCTCACAAAACCGGCTCCATCAGCGGTGTACGCCACGACTCGGGCATTGTTTTCCTGCCCGGCGGGCGAACTTATGTATTGGTGCTTCTTTCCAAAGACCTGGAGGATGCCGAAGCAGGAATAGCTGCCATGGCTGATGTTTCTGAAATGATCTACCGCTATATGGCAGCGCAGTAG
- a CDS encoding PSP1 domain-containing protein gives MGCSTCSSGGCSTPAGCKNNGSCLTDGGCSKLDVYDWLADMALPSEFEPFNIVEVRFKGARKDFYRNTNNTYVEAGELVVVESATGGYDVGHVTLTGELVRLQMKRKNIPASPDLKRLLRKASETDVKKWEQLKSQEYDTLHRARKIIDHLGLSMKLSDVDYQGDRTKATFYYTADERVDFRELIRKLAEAFRVRIEMRQIGMRQEASRLGGIGSCGRELCCSTWLTNFKSVSTAAARYQNLSLNTLKLAGQCGKLKCCLNYELDTYMDALNEFPDHVTSIETQRGPAILQKTDIFKKLMWFSYSSAENWIPVEVSKVNEILERNRRGERPADLQEVPSEPTVKKIPGYENVVGQDSLTRLDDKDGNRRKKKRPGKNRRNRPPRKA, from the coding sequence ATGGGATGTAGTACTTGTTCGTCCGGGGGGTGCAGTACACCTGCCGGATGTAAAAATAACGGAAGCTGCCTGACCGATGGCGGATGCAGCAAACTGGATGTATATGACTGGCTGGCCGATATGGCCCTGCCTTCAGAATTCGAGCCTTTTAACATTGTCGAAGTCCGCTTCAAGGGGGCACGCAAGGACTTTTACCGCAATACGAATAATACCTACGTGGAAGCCGGGGAACTGGTTGTGGTAGAAAGCGCTACAGGCGGCTACGATGTGGGGCACGTAACGCTGACCGGCGAACTGGTCCGGCTCCAGATGAAACGGAAAAATATTCCCGCAAGCCCGGACCTCAAAAGGCTGCTGCGCAAGGCCAGCGAAACGGATGTGAAGAAATGGGAGCAGCTGAAATCCCAGGAATACGACACTTTGCACCGGGCAAGGAAGATCATTGACCACCTGGGACTGTCTATGAAGCTTAGCGACGTAGATTACCAGGGCGACCGCACCAAGGCCACCTTTTACTATACGGCCGATGAGCGGGTGGATTTCCGGGAACTTATCCGGAAACTGGCCGAAGCGTTCCGGGTGCGCATTGAAATGCGGCAAATAGGCATGCGGCAGGAAGCCAGCCGTCTTGGCGGGATCGGATCCTGCGGCAGAGAACTTTGCTGCTCCACCTGGCTGACCAATTTTAAAAGCGTTTCCACGGCGGCGGCGCGTTACCAGAACCTGTCGCTGAATACCTTGAAGCTGGCCGGCCAGTGCGGGAAGCTTAAATGCTGCCTGAATTACGAACTGGACACCTATATGGACGCGCTTAACGAATTCCCCGACCATGTGACGAGCATCGAAACCCAGCGGGGCCCGGCCATACTGCAGAAAACCGATATTTTTAAGAAATTAATGTGGTTCAGTTATTCCTCTGCGGAAAACTGGATACCCGTGGAAGTAAGCAAGGTGAATGAGATCCTGGAACGGAACAGGAGGGGAGAACGCCCGGCCGACCTGCAGGAGGTCCCGTCCGAGCCGACGGTGAAAAAGATACCCGGTTACGAGAATGTGGTGGGGCAGGACAGCCTTACCAGGCTTGACGATAAAGACGGTAACAGAAGAAAGAAAAAACGTCCCGGTAAAAACCGGAGAAACCGACCTCCAAGGAAAGCATGA
- the ruvX gene encoding Holliday junction resolvase RuvX has protein sequence MPRLMAFDYGTKRVGIAVSDPLQLIATGLTTIHPEEVEPFLQKYLVENEVSHFIVGDPVQMDGSPSSSAPHVKGFVKRLRKQFPGIPVHLVDERFTSVMAGRAILAAGAKRSDRQKKDLVDKVSATIILQGWMETQRLS, from the coding sequence ATGCCGCGCTTAATGGCTTTTGATTACGGAACCAAACGGGTAGGGATCGCCGTGAGCGACCCCTTGCAGCTGATCGCTACCGGACTTACCACCATCCACCCGGAAGAGGTGGAGCCGTTCCTGCAAAAATACCTGGTGGAAAATGAGGTTTCCCACTTCATCGTGGGCGATCCTGTACAAATGGACGGAAGCCCTTCCTCTTCCGCACCTCATGTAAAAGGTTTTGTGAAGCGGCTGCGTAAGCAGTTCCCCGGCATTCCGGTACACCTTGTGGACGAACGTTTTACTTCGGTAATGGCGGGCCGCGCTATCCTGGCTGCGGGCGCCAAACGCTCCGACCGGCAAAAAAAGGATTTGGTGGATAAAGTAAGCGCCACGATCATCCTCCAGGGCTGGATGGAAACGCAAAGGTTGAGTTAG
- a CDS encoding ATP-binding protein, with amino-acid sequence MQFKEIIGQQAVKDQLIRSAREGRVSHAQLFTGAEGNGALPLAIAYAQYLSCEQATETDSCGSCVSCKKYQKLAHPDLHFSYPFIASKKETVALDYVQQWREALLEQPYLTLEKWMQRLDAGNKQPNINIAECHSIISKLSLKPFESDFKVLIMWLPEFLREVGNSLLKLIEEPSSKTLFLLVSEQPDQLLSTLLSRTQLVRTARLGEEEIAGYLLDSGEINPELARQAARLSGGNLAAAIDLLAGESSNYGQLFMDWMRVCYQGDGLKMVEWSDNAVSAGRENQKNLLRYGLSLIRQSLLMRVGLPVQALGQELEFITRFSAQLDPEKATAISGELEKAIYHIERNANPRILFLDVSLQIMRLLKSRQVLPGSDVTIQERNYGM; translated from the coding sequence ATGCAATTTAAGGAGATAATTGGTCAGCAGGCCGTAAAGGATCAGCTCATTCGCTCGGCTCGTGAAGGAAGGGTAAGCCATGCGCAGCTTTTTACCGGCGCCGAAGGTAACGGTGCGCTGCCGCTTGCTATTGCCTATGCCCAGTACCTTTCCTGCGAACAAGCGACAGAAACGGATTCCTGCGGAAGCTGCGTTTCCTGTAAAAAATACCAGAAGCTGGCGCACCCTGACCTTCATTTTTCCTATCCCTTTATTGCGTCTAAAAAGGAGACCGTGGCGCTCGACTATGTTCAGCAATGGCGGGAGGCGCTCCTGGAACAGCCCTATCTTACGCTGGAAAAATGGATGCAGCGCCTGGACGCGGGAAATAAGCAGCCGAATATCAATATTGCCGAATGCCATTCCATCATCAGCAAGCTGAGCCTGAAGCCTTTTGAATCCGATTTTAAGGTCCTGATCATGTGGCTGCCGGAGTTCCTCCGGGAAGTAGGGAATTCCCTGCTGAAGCTCATTGAAGAGCCTTCCTCCAAAACCCTGTTCCTGCTGGTAAGCGAACAACCCGACCAGTTGCTGTCCACCCTGTTGTCCAGAACACAACTGGTCAGAACAGCCCGGCTGGGGGAGGAAGAAATTGCGGGCTACCTGCTTGATTCAGGGGAAATAAACCCGGAGCTGGCCCGGCAGGCGGCAAGGCTTTCAGGAGGGAACCTAGCGGCGGCCATTGACCTTTTGGCGGGCGAAAGCAGCAATTACGGGCAATTATTCATGGACTGGATGCGGGTTTGTTACCAGGGTGACGGCTTAAAGATGGTCGAATGGAGCGACAATGCTGTAAGCGCCGGCAGGGAAAACCAGAAAAACCTGCTTCGTTATGGCCTGTCGCTGATACGGCAAAGCCTGCTGATGCGGGTAGGCCTGCCTGTGCAGGCCCTGGGACAGGAGCTGGAGTTCATTACCCGGTTTTCCGCACAGCTGGACCCGGAAAAAGCAACCGCTATCTCGGGAGAACTGGAAAAGGCAATTTACCATATAGAACGGAATGCCAACCCCAGAATTCTCTTTTTAGACGTATCTTTGCAGATTATGCGACTATTAAAGTCCAGGCAGGTGTTGCCTGGCAGTGATGTGACGATTCAGGAGAGAAATTATGGGATGTAG
- a CDS encoding helix-turn-helix domain-containing protein yields MEDISSTTILQNIRVLRQERKYSQEYMAFRLTFSQNAYSKLERGLTRLTLERLAQIAEILGTTLSELIKEPAEEKAPDE; encoded by the coding sequence ATGGAAGACATATCGAGTACCACCATTTTGCAGAATATCCGGGTATTGCGACAGGAAAGAAAATATTCCCAGGAATACATGGCATTCCGGCTTACCTTTTCCCAAAATGCTTACAGCAAGCTTGAAAGAGGCCTTACCCGGCTTACCCTGGAACGACTCGCCCAGATTGCGGAGATACTTGGCACCACCCTCAGCGAGCTGATCAAAGAACCTGCAGAAGAGAAGGCGCCGGACGAATAG
- the def gene encoding peptide deformylase — translation MILPIVAYGDAVLRKKCEEIGPDYPELDRLIADMFETMYQASGVGLAAPQIGQSIRLFVIDASPYGDDEDSLKDFKKIFINAEILERGGKDWSTGEGCLSIPDIREDVSRPEDITIRYMDEEFGEHTETYSGMAARIIQHEYDHVEGKLFTDYLSPLKKRMLQNRLNAISKGEIRAEYRMRFPKPSRKRR, via the coding sequence ATGATTTTACCCATTGTAGCGTACGGAGACGCGGTATTAAGGAAAAAATGCGAGGAAATAGGGCCTGATTACCCCGAACTGGACCGCCTGATCGCGGACATGTTCGAAACAATGTACCAGGCCAGCGGCGTGGGCCTTGCAGCTCCCCAGATAGGGCAGTCCATTCGTCTTTTTGTTATTGACGCGAGTCCCTACGGGGATGATGAGGATTCCCTGAAGGACTTTAAAAAGATCTTTATCAATGCGGAAATACTTGAAAGGGGCGGGAAAGACTGGTCAACCGGCGAAGGCTGCCTGAGCATTCCCGATATCCGGGAAGATGTGAGCCGGCCGGAAGATATTACGATCCGGTATATGGATGAAGAGTTCGGGGAACATACGGAAACCTATAGCGGCATGGCAGCGCGAATCATCCAGCACGAATATGATCATGTGGAAGGGAAACTTTTTACTGATTATTTATCGCCGCTGAAGAAAAGAATGCTTCAAAATCGTTTAAATGCCATCTCAAAAGGGGAGATCAGGGCGGAGTACCGGATGCGCTTCCCTAAACCTTCCCGGAAAAGGCGCTGA
- a CDS encoding biosynthetic peptidoglycan transglycosylase, with protein MKFAERWLKPAGNRVLAWLKRFWWIPSLLVILFGVAIGYALSIREGIFRERLEALLASQREKGLDIQIGESGFAGLSTVRFSDVSVVPEGRDTLLTLEECLVDIKIWPLLFGNLKLDKLSLSNGLLHLVRRDSISNIDFFLKKKASGEPLPEAGREPLPEASGEPLPEADSLGKGGTDIGALAHRLLTGALYKVPDDMDVRNFLLRINDDSLKAEVLAQEVRMVNGKLESTFVLNKGEATWHLSGRIEPSDRQMELRFYADDRKFEMPYLYDKYQLKLSFDDISTTMEEVRYEDGELEIKGSWGVNGLLLNHPKIAANDIFLESASVDAVMRFGKNWISLDSASTASMKDIRFHPYLKYTLRPQKIYELGVHSEDMDAQAFFDSFPRGLFETLEGMKVKGRLSYHLDFRLNDSIPDSLVFSSELAQHDFEIVEFGKVDFRKINGPYVHTPYNDGQALTSFTVGPSNPDFTPLGQISDYVKDAVNTAEDGNFFGHQGFNEEAFRNSIALNYKTREFERGGSTISMQLVKNVFLDRQKTVARKLEEMMIVWLIEHERLVSKERMYEVYLNVIEWGPDIYGIGPASRFYFSKNPSALSLPESIYLASIVPSPARFAGHWNGDGTIRSSRHWYYKLIRDIMLRRGWITEEEAGNYFYGLHLNGPAEAWVKNNSIEGAGEPDTLDQLLPEGDWLLEGLPGIFGNPAREPSAEPDSLPAGRLSEPAEADSDTLSKREQRRLERQLRREARQND; from the coding sequence TTGAAATTTGCAGAAAGGTGGTTGAAACCCGCCGGAAACCGTGTACTGGCCTGGCTGAAGCGGTTTTGGTGGATACCCTCCCTGCTGGTTATCCTGTTTGGGGTTGCTATTGGCTATGCGCTTTCTATACGGGAAGGGATTTTTCGCGAGCGACTGGAGGCCTTGCTTGCTTCCCAGCGGGAAAAGGGGCTGGATATCCAAATCGGGGAATCAGGTTTTGCCGGCCTTAGTACGGTGCGGTTCAGTGACGTTTCGGTCGTTCCCGAAGGCCGGGACACCTTGCTGACCCTGGAAGAATGCCTGGTAGATATAAAGATATGGCCCCTGCTTTTCGGCAACCTGAAGCTGGACAAACTTTCGCTCAGCAACGGCCTGCTGCACCTGGTACGCAGGGACAGTATTTCGAATATCGACTTCTTCCTGAAGAAAAAAGCAAGCGGGGAACCACTCCCGGAAGCTGGCCGGGAACCACTCCCGGAAGCAAGCGGGGAACCGCTCCCGGAAGCAGACAGCCTTGGCAAGGGAGGAACGGATATCGGGGCGCTGGCCCACCGCCTGCTCACAGGTGCGCTTTACAAGGTACCCGATGATATGGATGTGCGTAATTTCCTGCTCCGGATCAATGATGATTCCCTGAAAGCCGAAGTGCTGGCTCAGGAAGTACGGATGGTGAACGGCAAGCTGGAATCTACTTTCGTTTTAAACAAAGGGGAAGCCACCTGGCACCTGAGCGGCCGGATAGAGCCCTCGGACCGGCAGATGGAATTGCGTTTTTACGCCGATGACCGCAAATTTGAAATGCCTTACCTGTATGATAAATACCAGCTTAAGCTGAGCTTCGACGATATCAGCACCACGATGGAAGAAGTGCGTTACGAGGATGGCGAACTGGAGATCAAGGGTTCCTGGGGAGTAAACGGCTTGCTGCTGAACCATCCGAAAATAGCGGCGAACGATATCTTCCTGGAATCGGCGTCAGTAGATGCCGTTATGCGCTTCGGGAAAAACTGGATAAGCCTGGACAGCGCTTCCACGGCCTCCATGAAAGATATCCGCTTTCATCCTTACCTGAAATATACGCTGCGTCCGCAGAAAATCTATGAATTGGGCGTACACAGCGAGGACATGGATGCCCAGGCCTTCTTTGACTCTTTTCCGCGGGGCTTGTTTGAGACGCTGGAAGGCATGAAAGTGAAAGGCCGCCTCAGTTACCACCTGGATTTCAGGTTGAACGACAGCATCCCGGATTCGCTCGTGTTCAGTTCCGAATTGGCGCAGCATGACTTTGAGATCGTTGAGTTTGGGAAGGTGGATTTTCGTAAGATCAACGGCCCTTACGTTCATACGCCCTATAATGACGGGCAGGCGCTGACTTCCTTTACGGTAGGCCCGTCAAATCCGGACTTTACGCCGCTTGGACAAATATCGGATTACGTCAAAGACGCAGTTAACACGGCGGAAGACGGAAACTTTTTCGGGCACCAGGGCTTTAATGAAGAGGCTTTCCGCAACTCCATTGCTTTGAACTATAAAACCCGCGAGTTTGAACGGGGCGGCAGCACTATTTCGATGCAGCTGGTAAAGAACGTCTTTCTTGACCGGCAAAAGACGGTGGCCCGCAAGCTGGAGGAGATGATGATCGTCTGGCTGATCGAACATGAACGCCTGGTTAGCAAGGAGCGCATGTATGAAGTGTATCTGAACGTAATTGAATGGGGCCCGGACATCTATGGCATAGGCCCTGCTTCCCGGTTTTACTTTTCCAAGAATCCTTCTGCGCTTTCCCTGCCGGAAAGTATTTACCTGGCCAGTATTGTTCCGAGCCCTGCCCGCTTCGCCGGCCATTGGAACGGGGACGGCACCATCCGTTCCTCCAGGCATTGGTACTATAAGCTGATCCGCGATATCATGCTGCGCAGGGGCTGGATCACCGAAGAAGAAGCCGGCAATTATTTTTACGGGCTGCACCTCAATGGCCCGGCCGAAGCCTGGGTAAAAAATAATTCTATTGAAGGCGCCGGGGAACCGGATACCCTTGACCAGCTGCTGCCCGAAGGGGACTGGCTGCTGGAAGGCCTGCCCGGCATTTTTGGCAACCCGGCCAGGGAACCTTCCGCCGAACCTGATTCGCTGCCCGCCGGGCGGCTTTCCGAACCGGCTGAAGCAGACAGCGATACGTTAAGCAAGCGCGAACAGCGCAGGCTGGAACGTCAGCTTCGCAGGGAGGCCCGCCAGAACGATTAA
- a CDS encoding sugar phosphate isomerase/epimerase family protein: MERRKFISVGALAGLAAGTISTGAFGAAAGSKETVAKEKRYQKGVSPWPICLDTATIRPASLKDKVKIAAKAGYDAIEPWDGELEKFEAEGGNLKDLGKEIRDLGLFVPSMIGLWNALPPTKELWEESLKDTRRRMRMAADIGAQHVQTIPNTVGDNYDVRWVAARYREIIEMGMNEFNLNPALVFVKYFPMRTMGQAAAVALDANHPKAMVIPDVFHMYISEGGFEGLKLLQGNAIAIFQFNDAPAAPSLPELGDEHRVFPGDGILPLTDILKDLKATGFKGCVSLELYNPEYWKQDLQQVAETGLRKTLEVIKKSGV, translated from the coding sequence ATGGAACGTAGAAAATTTATCTCTGTGGGAGCTTTGGCCGGGCTGGCCGCCGGAACGATCTCTACCGGGGCATTTGGCGCAGCAGCAGGTTCAAAGGAAACCGTCGCTAAAGAAAAAAGATACCAGAAAGGAGTGAGCCCCTGGCCAATTTGCCTGGATACGGCTACCATCCGGCCGGCTTCACTGAAAGACAAAGTAAAGATCGCTGCAAAAGCGGGTTATGATGCCATTGAGCCCTGGGACGGCGAGTTGGAGAAATTCGAAGCCGAAGGCGGCAACCTGAAAGACCTGGGCAAGGAGATCCGGGACCTGGGGCTATTCGTGCCAAGTATGATCGGCTTGTGGAACGCTCTTCCCCCGACGAAGGAATTATGGGAAGAATCCCTCAAAGATACCCGCAGGCGCATGCGCATGGCTGCCGACATCGGGGCGCAGCACGTGCAGACCATTCCGAATACCGTAGGAGATAATTACGATGTAAGATGGGTCGCCGCCCGCTACCGGGAAATTATTGAAATGGGCATGAATGAGTTCAACCTGAATCCGGCCCTGGTATTTGTGAAATATTTCCCCATGCGGACCATGGGACAAGCGGCCGCCGTAGCGCTGGATGCGAATCATCCTAAGGCGATGGTCATTCCCGACGTATTCCATATGTATATCAGCGAAGGCGGTTTTGAAGGATTAAAACTGCTCCAGGGAAATGCGATAGCTATTTTTCAGTTCAACGATGCACCGGCAGCGCCTTCCCTGCCCGAACTGGGCGATGAACACCGCGTATTTCCCGGCGACGGCATTCTTCCGCTTACGGACATTCTGAAAGACCTGAAGGCAACCGGTTTCAAAGGCTGCGTGTCCCTGGAGCTTTACAATCCCGAATACTGGAAGCAGGACCTGCAGCAGGTAGCCGAAACCGGCTTGCGGAAAACCCTGGAAGTCATCAAAAAGTCCGGAGTCTGA
- a CDS encoding SusD/RagB family nutrient-binding outer membrane lipoprotein, whose protein sequence is MKKLIIFLFPLIFLASCVENLDDYNIDQKRADEAPPATLFTSALLNLTDDMATPNVNINNFRFYIQQWSATTYLQEPRYDLLSRIIPQNWWEGKYRDVLSDLKEAKELLLADEFLEAAVKDNQRAQIEIIEVYTWSVLVNTFGNIPYSEALNINDPLPKYDDAATIYNDLLARLDTALALLDPSAEGFGDGDLLYNYGDITTGVEGWVKFGNSLKLKLGMILADVDPAKAKAIVEEAAPNVFESNEDKARFPYISTPPNHSTIADNMHPDFSTRQDYVAGKPFVDKLNELEDPRRPFYFTTVDGEYKGGYIGFTNAYADYSHVSDKVIAPDFEYLLMDYSEVEFLLAEAVERGFNVGGTAAGHYNDAITASITYWGGSQAQASAYLLQPDVAYLTAEGNYKQKIGVQKWIALYNRGYDAWTSWRRLDYPELEPVGPGTAPPDTDPQDIPAGLNIPVRLIYPVSEQGENGANRAEAAAAIGGDEVTTKLFWDVN, encoded by the coding sequence ATGAAAAAGCTAATAATATTTTTGTTCCCGCTTATCTTCCTCGCTTCCTGTGTGGAAAACCTGGATGATTATAATATTGATCAGAAACGCGCCGACGAGGCGCCTCCTGCCACTTTATTTACAAGTGCATTGCTGAACCTGACCGATGATATGGCCACCCCGAATGTGAATATCAATAACTTCCGGTTCTATATCCAGCAATGGTCGGCAACCACGTACCTGCAGGAGCCTCGTTATGATCTTTTATCACGTATTATTCCCCAGAACTGGTGGGAAGGTAAATACCGGGACGTTCTTTCCGATCTGAAAGAAGCAAAGGAACTGCTTTTAGCCGACGAATTCCTTGAAGCGGCCGTAAAGGATAACCAGCGCGCTCAGATAGAGATCATTGAAGTATATACCTGGTCCGTTCTTGTAAATACCTTCGGGAATATTCCTTATAGTGAAGCATTGAATATTAACGACCCGCTGCCGAAGTACGATGATGCCGCAACTATCTATAATGATCTGCTTGCCAGGCTGGATACGGCGCTGGCATTGCTGGACCCTTCGGCGGAAGGATTCGGGGACGGGGACCTCCTGTATAATTACGGCGATATCACCACAGGCGTAGAAGGCTGGGTAAAATTCGGCAATTCGCTCAAATTGAAATTGGGAATGATCCTGGCTGATGTGGACCCCGCAAAGGCGAAGGCCATCGTGGAAGAAGCAGCTCCAAACGTATTCGAAAGCAACGAAGACAAAGCCCGGTTCCCTTATATCAGCACGCCTCCCAACCATAGTACCATCGCCGATAATATGCACCCTGATTTTTCAACCCGGCAGGATTATGTAGCGGGAAAGCCTTTTGTTGATAAATTAAATGAGCTGGAGGATCCCCGCCGGCCGTTTTATTTTACCACGGTAGATGGGGAGTACAAAGGCGGGTACATTGGATTTACAAATGCATATGCCGATTATTCACATGTCAGCGATAAAGTTATCGCTCCTGATTTTGAGTACCTGTTGATGGATTATTCCGAAGTGGAATTCCTTCTTGCGGAAGCAGTTGAAAGAGGATTTAACGTGGGAGGAACCGCCGCAGGCCATTATAACGATGCAATAACCGCTTCCATCACCTACTGGGGAGGATCCCAGGCACAGGCAAGCGCCTATCTCCTTCAGCCGGATGTGGCCTATTTAACTGCAGAAGGCAATTACAAGCAGAAAATAGGTGTGCAAAAGTGGATCGCATTATACAACCGGGGCTACGATGCCTGGACTTCCTGGAGAAGGCTGGATTACCCGGAACTGGAACCGGTTGGCCCCGGAACAGCGCCTCCGGATACTGATCCCCAGGATATTCCCGCGGGCCTGAACATACCAGTCCGCCTGATTTATCCTGTTAGTGAGCAAGGCGAAAACGGAGCCAACCGGGCGGAGGCAGCCGCTGCCATCGGAGGCGATGAAGTGACTACTAAATTATTCTGGGATGTAAACTAG
- a CDS encoding Mrp/NBP35 family ATP-binding protein codes for MNYTKEQVLNALKHVQEPDLKQDLVTLNMIEDIHVQGNKISFTVILTTPACPLQAMIEKDCRNAIREYVSPEAEVEVKMTARVTTRNANMFPNIKNIIIVSSGKGGVGKSTVASNLALALYKKGAKVGLLDADIYGPSIPMMFGVMGARPDVKTENGKHRMLPIEKHGIKLLSIGFFATPGQAIPWRGPMVSSAVKQLFNDADWGELDYLVVDFPPGTGDIHITVAQGFPVAGAVLVTTPQNVALADAAKGAGMFRMDAINIPILGVVENMSWFSPAELPDNKYYIFGKGGGKALAEQFDVPLLGEIPLVKAVSDAGDTGSPLVLDDSHPVSGAFLELAERVAQQVAISNSGINEPVVN; via the coding sequence ATGAATTATACGAAAGAACAAGTACTTAATGCATTAAAGCATGTTCAGGAACCCGATCTTAAGCAAGATCTGGTAACCTTGAACATGATCGAAGATATACACGTACAAGGGAACAAGATAAGTTTCACCGTGATCCTGACTACTCCGGCCTGCCCGCTGCAGGCAATGATCGAAAAGGATTGCAGGAACGCCATCCGGGAATATGTCAGCCCGGAGGCGGAAGTAGAAGTGAAGATGACCGCCAGGGTTACCACGCGCAATGCCAATATGTTCCCCAATATCAAGAACATTATTATCGTTTCTTCCGGAAAGGGCGGCGTGGGAAAATCAACCGTTGCAAGCAACCTTGCCCTGGCCCTGTATAAAAAAGGAGCGAAGGTGGGCCTGCTCGATGCGGATATTTACGGGCCTTCTATTCCCATGATGTTCGGTGTGATGGGCGCCCGTCCCGATGTAAAGACCGAGAACGGCAAGCACCGCATGCTGCCCATTGAAAAACACGGGATCAAGCTGCTCTCTATCGGCTTTTTCGCCACTCCCGGACAGGCCATTCCCTGGAGGGGGCCAATGGTCTCTTCCGCCGTGAAGCAATTATTTAACGATGCCGACTGGGGCGAGCTGGATTACCTGGTGGTTGATTTCCCTCCCGGCACCGGCGATATTCATATTACTGTCGCCCAAGGGTTCCCTGTTGCGGGAGCGGTACTGGTAACTACTCCGCAGAATGTGGCCCTGGCCGATGCGGCGAAAGGGGCCGGCATGTTCCGCATGGACGCCATTAATATTCCCATCCTGGGGGTTGTGGAAAATATGTCCTGGTTCAGCCCTGCCGAGCTTCCGGACAATAAGTATTATATCTTTGGAAAAGGAGGCGGAAAGGCCCTGGCTGAACAGTTTGACGTTCCCCTGCTGGGCGAGATCCCGCTGGTGAAGGCAGTGAGCGACGCGGGCGATACGGGCTCGCCGCTTGTGCTTGATGACAGCCATCCCGTTAGCGGGGCTTTCCTTGAGCTGGCCGAAAGAGTGGCGCAGCAAGTAGCTATTTCCAATTCCGGCATAAATGAACCGGTTGTAAATTAG
- a CDS encoding NifU family protein has protein sequence MKENLAIKEKVEAALGQIRPYLEADGGNVEVLEITEEMVLKLKLVGACGSCPMSIMTLKAGIEETIKRAVPEISAVEAINITDIDDPDAVLPERFR, from the coding sequence ATGAAAGAAAACCTGGCGATAAAGGAAAAAGTAGAAGCAGCTCTCGGCCAGATCCGGCCTTACCTGGAAGCTGACGGAGGGAATGTGGAAGTGCTGGAGATCACCGAAGAAATGGTCCTGAAGCTGAAGCTGGTTGGCGCCTGCGGTTCCTGCCCCATGAGTATTATGACCCTTAAAGCAGGCATCGAGGAAACGATCAAACGCGCGGTACCGGAGATATCCGCCGTGGAAGCCATTAATATCACCGATATTGATGATCCCGACGCGGTTTTGCCGGAACGTTTCCGGTAA